One part of the Streptomyces lienomycini genome encodes these proteins:
- a CDS encoding aldehyde dehydrogenase family protein, whose product MSSYFTDLAQQYIDGEWRPGTGSWDIIDFNPYDNEKLASITIATTDEVDAAYRAAERAQKQWAATNPYARRAVFEKALRLVEEREEEISEAIVAELGGTRLKAAFELHLAKEFLREAVHLALRPEGRIIPSPVDGKENRVYRVPVGVVGVISPFNFPFLLSLKSVAPALALGNGVVLKPHQNTPIVGGTLVAKILEDAGLPGGLLNVVVTDIAEIGDAFIEHPVPKVISFTGSDKVGRHVATVCAANFKRSVLELGGNSALVVLDDADVDYAVDAAVFSRYVHQGQVCMAANRVLVDRAVADEFTEKFVAKVRTLKAGDPRDPSTVIGPVINSSQADALSGVVEQALAEGATALVRGTTTDNLVEPSVLTGLPADSPLLRQEVFGPIAFLVPFDGEEEAVRLVNDTPYGLSGAVHTGDVERGVNFARRIDAGMFHVNDGTVHDEPIVPFGGEKHSGIGRLNGDTMLDAFTTQKWISVQHGRSGFPF is encoded by the coding sequence ATGTCGTCGTACTTCACCGACCTCGCCCAGCAGTACATCGACGGCGAGTGGCGCCCGGGCACCGGCTCCTGGGACATCATCGACTTCAACCCGTACGACAACGAGAAGCTGGCCTCGATCACCATAGCCACGACCGACGAGGTCGACGCCGCCTACCGGGCCGCCGAGCGCGCGCAGAAGCAGTGGGCCGCGACGAACCCGTACGCGCGCCGCGCGGTGTTCGAGAAGGCGCTGCGCCTGGTGGAGGAGCGCGAGGAGGAGATCAGCGAGGCGATCGTCGCCGAGCTGGGCGGCACCCGGCTGAAGGCTGCCTTCGAACTGCACCTCGCCAAGGAGTTCCTGCGCGAGGCGGTCCACCTGGCGCTGCGCCCCGAGGGCCGGATCATCCCCTCGCCCGTCGACGGCAAGGAGAACCGCGTCTACCGGGTTCCGGTCGGCGTCGTGGGCGTCATCAGCCCCTTCAACTTCCCCTTCCTCCTCTCCCTGAAGTCGGTCGCCCCCGCCCTCGCCCTGGGCAACGGCGTCGTCCTCAAGCCGCACCAGAACACGCCGATCGTCGGCGGCACCCTGGTCGCGAAGATCCTCGAGGACGCCGGGCTGCCGGGCGGCCTGCTCAACGTCGTGGTCACCGACATCGCGGAGATCGGCGACGCCTTCATCGAGCACCCGGTGCCCAAGGTGATCTCCTTCACCGGCTCCGACAAGGTCGGACGGCACGTGGCCACGGTCTGCGCCGCGAACTTCAAGCGTTCCGTCCTCGAGCTGGGCGGCAACAGCGCACTGGTCGTCCTGGACGACGCCGACGTCGACTACGCGGTCGACGCCGCGGTCTTCAGCCGGTACGTCCACCAGGGCCAGGTCTGCATGGCCGCCAACCGCGTGCTGGTCGACCGGGCGGTCGCCGACGAGTTCACCGAGAAGTTCGTCGCCAAGGTGAGGACCCTCAAGGCCGGCGACCCGCGCGACCCGTCGACCGTCATCGGCCCGGTGATCAACTCCTCGCAGGCGGACGCGCTCTCCGGCGTCGTCGAGCAGGCCCTCGCCGAGGGCGCCACCGCCCTGGTGCGCGGCACGACCACGGACAACCTCGTCGAGCCCTCGGTCCTCACCGGCCTGCCCGCCGACTCCCCGCTGCTCCGGCAGGAGGTCTTCGGCCCCATCGCCTTCCTCGTCCCCTTCGACGGCGAGGAGGAGGCCGTACGCCTCGTCAACGACACCCCGTACGGGCTGAGCGGCGCCGTGCACACGGGGGACGTCGAGCGCGGCGTCAACTTCGCCAGGCGGATCGACGCCGGCATGTTCCACGTGAACGACGGCACCGTGCACGACGAGCCGATCGTCCCCTTCGGCGGCGAGAAGCACTCCGGGATCGGCCGCCTCAACGGGGACACGATGCTGGACGCCTTCACCACCCAGAAGTGGATCTCGGTGCAGCACGGGCGCAGCGGCTTCCCGTTCTGA
- a CDS encoding PadR family transcriptional regulator encodes MSAIRLLVLGAVRQHGRAHGYQVRNDLEYWGAHEWSNAKPGSIYHALKQMAKQGLLLAHEIAPSTAGGPPRVEYEITGQGTEEYLTLLRDYLTAYDQRPDVLTAALGFMVDLPREEALALLEERVRKIEEWRASVTEYYLPAEGPGQYGHIGEIMNYWVHSADSGAEWTRGLIQRVRGGAYTFAGEGEPFVGVLAEGEENPFAAGRPPSGDAR; translated from the coding sequence ATGTCAGCGATCCGCCTCCTCGTGCTCGGTGCCGTCCGCCAGCACGGGCGGGCCCACGGCTACCAGGTGCGCAACGACCTGGAGTACTGGGGCGCGCACGAGTGGTCCAACGCCAAGCCCGGTTCGATCTACCACGCGCTGAAGCAGATGGCGAAGCAGGGGCTGCTCCTCGCGCACGAGATCGCGCCGTCCACGGCGGGCGGGCCGCCGCGCGTGGAGTACGAGATCACCGGGCAGGGCACCGAGGAGTACCTCACGCTGCTCCGCGACTACCTCACCGCCTACGACCAGCGGCCGGACGTGCTCACCGCGGCGCTCGGCTTCATGGTCGACCTCCCGCGCGAGGAGGCCCTCGCGCTCCTCGAGGAACGGGTGCGGAAGATCGAGGAGTGGCGTGCCTCCGTCACCGAGTACTACCTGCCCGCGGAGGGGCCGGGCCAGTACGGGCACATCGGCGAGATCATGAACTACTGGGTCCACTCGGCCGACTCCGGCGCCGAGTGGACCCGCGGCCTCATCCAGCGCGTCCGGGGCGGCGCGTACACCTTCGCGGGGGAGGGCGAGCCGTTCGTCGGCGTGCTGGCCGAGGGGGAGGAGAACCCCTTCGCGGCGGGGCGGCCACCCTCCGGGGACGCCCGCTAA
- a CDS encoding ATP-binding cassette domain-containing protein produces the protein MADAAITVEGARKRYGGKNALDGLDLTVARGTVHGVLGPNGAGKTTLVRIVSTLLRPDAGRVEVAGHDVVAEAYAVRLRIGLLGQHAALDEELGGRQNLEMFGRLHHLGGRRARARADELLARFDLTDTGRKPVGAYSGGMRRRLDLAASLLTEPEVLFLDEPTTGLDPRGRAEVWDSVRSLVGAGTTVLLTTQYLEEADQLADRISVVDAGRVVADGTADELKAATGGDRVDVVLRDAGQLGAAVALLPLTGVRVDADRRLLSAPVTDRMAALSGVVRALEEAGIEAEDVALRRPTLDEVFLHLTDRTKEAA, from the coding sequence GTGGCCGATGCGGCGATCACCGTCGAAGGTGCACGCAAGAGGTACGGCGGCAAGAACGCGTTGGACGGACTCGATCTCACGGTCGCGCGCGGCACGGTCCACGGCGTGCTGGGCCCGAACGGAGCGGGCAAGACGACCCTGGTCCGGATTGTCTCGACCCTGCTGCGGCCCGACGCCGGCCGCGTCGAGGTGGCAGGCCACGACGTCGTCGCCGAGGCGTACGCGGTGCGGCTGCGCATCGGCCTGCTCGGCCAGCACGCGGCACTCGACGAGGAACTGGGCGGCCGGCAGAACCTGGAGATGTTCGGCCGCCTCCACCACCTGGGCGGCCGGCGGGCACGCGCGCGTGCCGACGAACTGCTCGCCCGCTTCGACCTCACCGACACCGGTCGCAAACCGGTCGGTGCCTACAGCGGCGGCATGCGGCGCCGCCTGGACCTCGCCGCGTCCCTCCTCACCGAACCGGAGGTCCTCTTCCTGGACGAACCCACCACCGGCCTCGACCCGCGCGGCCGCGCCGAGGTGTGGGACTCGGTCCGCTCCCTGGTCGGCGCCGGTACGACGGTCCTGCTCACCACCCAGTACCTGGAGGAGGCCGACCAGCTCGCCGACCGCATCTCGGTCGTCGACGCCGGCCGGGTCGTCGCCGACGGCACCGCCGACGAACTCAAGGCCGCCACCGGCGGCGACCGCGTCGACGTCGTCCTGCGCGACGCCGGCCAACTGGGTGCCGCCGTCGCCCTGCTGCCGCTCACCGGCGTCCGCGTCGACGCCGACCGCCGGCTGCTCAGCGCCCCGGTCACCGACCGGATGGCGGCGCTCTCCGGCGTCGTACGGGCGCTGGAGGAGGCCGGTATCGAGGCCGAGGACGTCGCGCTGCGCCGCCCGACCCTGGACGAGGTGTTCCTGCACCTCACCGACCGCACGAAGGAGGCCGCGTGA
- a CDS encoding ABC transporter permease gives MTRRELARWGRQPVTVVVNLVFPVMLLLMFGYLVGGGRGVSGSYVDYLVPGMLALTMAFGLEGTMIAVTRDLDKGVVDRFRSLPMANGAVLVGRSAADMLQSTLGLTALTGVGYALGWRAHGGPGAFLGAVGLLLLFRFAMLWIGIFLAMVAGKPELVQAVQILVWPVGFLSNAFATPGSMPGWLGTVVEWNPMSHTATAVRDLFGGPGGESGHVWAAVLWPLALLAVFFPLAVARFARLSR, from the coding sequence ATGACCCGCCGCGAGCTGGCCCGCTGGGGACGGCAGCCGGTGACGGTCGTCGTCAACCTGGTCTTCCCCGTCATGCTGCTGCTGATGTTCGGCTACCTGGTCGGCGGCGGCCGGGGCGTGAGCGGCAGTTACGTCGACTACCTGGTCCCCGGCATGCTGGCCCTCACCATGGCCTTCGGCCTGGAGGGCACCATGATCGCCGTCACCCGGGACCTGGACAAGGGCGTCGTCGACCGCTTCCGTTCGCTGCCGATGGCCAACGGCGCGGTCCTGGTGGGCCGTTCCGCCGCCGACATGCTCCAGTCGACGCTCGGCCTCACGGCGCTGACCGGGGTCGGGTACGCGCTCGGCTGGCGGGCCCACGGCGGTCCGGGCGCCTTCCTGGGCGCGGTCGGCCTGCTCCTGCTCTTCCGTTTCGCCATGCTGTGGATCGGCATCTTCCTGGCCATGGTGGCCGGGAAACCCGAGCTGGTGCAGGCGGTGCAGATCCTGGTCTGGCCGGTCGGCTTCCTCTCCAACGCCTTCGCCACGCCCGGCTCCATGCCCGGCTGGCTGGGCACGGTCGTCGAGTGGAACCCGATGTCCCATACCGCCACGGCCGTCCGCGACCTCTTCGGCGGCCCCGGCGGCGAGTCCGGCCACGTGTGGGCGGCGGTCCTGTGGCCCCTGGCCCTGCTCGCGGTGTTCTTCCCCCTCGCGGTGGCCCGCTTCGCACGGCTCAGCCGGTGA
- a CDS encoding glutamate decarboxylase translates to MSLHHGPRPPHGNDRDRRRLAVNPFHAAANPLGGMTEAPPAHRLPDSPLPPESAYRLVHDELMLDGNARLNLATFVTTWMEPQAGVLMSECRDKNMIDKDEYPRTAELERRCVAMLADLWHAPDPSAAVGCSTTGSSEACMLAGMALKRRWALRNADRYPAKDVRPNLVMGVNVQVCWEKFCNFWEVEARQVPMEGDRFHLDPQAAAELCDENTIGVVGILGSTFDGSYEPIADLCAALDALRERTGLDVPVHVDAASGGMVAPFLDEDLVWDFRLPRVASINTSGHKYGLVYPGVGWALWRDSAALPEELVFRVNYLGGDMPTFALNFSRPGAQVVAQYYTFLRLGREGYRAVQQASREIAGSIAERVAALGDFRLLTRGDQLPVFAFTTADDVTAYDVFDVSRRLREGGWLVPAYTFPPHREDLSVLRVVCRNGFSADMADLLLADLERLLPELRRQPRPLTRDKRAATGFHH, encoded by the coding sequence ATGTCACTGCACCACGGCCCCCGCCCGCCCCACGGCAACGATCGTGACCGGCGCCGGCTCGCCGTGAACCCCTTCCACGCGGCGGCGAACCCGCTCGGCGGCATGACCGAGGCCCCGCCCGCCCACCGGCTGCCGGACTCCCCGCTGCCCCCGGAGAGCGCGTACCGGCTGGTCCACGACGAGCTGATGCTCGACGGCAACGCCCGGCTGAACCTGGCCACCTTCGTCACCACCTGGATGGAGCCGCAGGCCGGGGTGCTGATGAGCGAGTGCCGGGACAAGAACATGATCGACAAGGACGAGTACCCGCGCACCGCCGAGCTGGAGCGGCGCTGCGTGGCGATGCTCGCCGACCTGTGGCACGCACCCGACCCGTCGGCGGCCGTGGGCTGTTCGACGACCGGGTCGAGCGAGGCGTGCATGCTGGCGGGCATGGCGCTGAAGCGGCGCTGGGCGCTGCGCAACGCCGACCGGTACCCGGCGAAGGACGTGCGGCCCAATCTGGTGATGGGCGTGAACGTCCAGGTCTGCTGGGAGAAGTTCTGCAACTTCTGGGAGGTGGAGGCCCGGCAGGTGCCGATGGAGGGCGACCGCTTCCACCTGGATCCACAGGCCGCCGCCGAGCTGTGCGACGAGAACACCATCGGCGTCGTCGGCATCCTGGGCTCCACCTTCGACGGGTCCTACGAGCCGATCGCCGACCTGTGCGCGGCCCTGGACGCCCTGCGGGAGCGGACCGGGCTCGACGTTCCGGTGCACGTCGACGCGGCCTCGGGCGGCATGGTCGCGCCGTTCCTGGACGAGGACCTGGTGTGGGACTTCCGGCTGCCCCGCGTCGCCTCGATCAACACCTCGGGGCACAAGTACGGGCTGGTCTACCCCGGGGTCGGCTGGGCGCTGTGGCGCGACTCGGCGGCGCTGCCGGAGGAACTGGTCTTCCGCGTCAACTACCTGGGCGGCGACATGCCGACCTTCGCGCTGAACTTCTCCCGGCCGGGCGCGCAGGTGGTGGCGCAGTACTACACGTTCCTGCGGCTGGGGCGCGAGGGCTACCGGGCCGTGCAGCAGGCCTCACGGGAGATCGCCGGGTCGATCGCGGAGCGGGTGGCCGCGCTGGGCGACTTCCGGCTGCTGACGCGCGGCGACCAGCTGCCCGTGTTCGCGTTCACGACGGCCGACGACGTGACGGCGTACGACGTCTTCGACGTGTCCCGGCGGCTGCGGGAGGGCGGCTGGCTGGTGCCGGCCTACACCTTCCCGCCGCACCGCGAGGACCTGTCGGTACTGCGGGTGGTGTGCCGCAACGGCTTCTCCGCCGACATGGCCGACCTGCTGCTGGCGGACCTGGAGCGGCTGCTGCCGGAGCTGCGGCGGCAGCCGCGTCCGCTGACCCGGGACAAGCGGGCGGCGACCGGGTTCCACCACTGA